CGGCATCCCTGCCCTCCCCGATGCCGTTTGCGGACGGCCGCGCGACCGGAAGGTTTCGGCGCCGGGAGAACGTGCGGCGCACCTTCTCCAGGGCGGGCCGCGGCGAAGGGGGCGAGCGAACACCCGGGCAAAGCCCGGGTGTTTCCCGCTGGAAGGGCTTTTTTCCACACATCTCCGGAGGGGATGAACATGGCCTTTCGGGATCGATTGAAGGAATCCATCCGGCGGATGGGTCTGTTGGAGCGGGGCGACACGGTGTTGGTGGGCGTGTCGGGCGGGCCGGATTCGATGGCCCTCCTGCACGCCTTGTGGCGTTTGTCCGACGAAGAGGATTGGCGTATCGTCGCGGTGCATGTGAACCATCAGCTGCGGGGGGAGGCGAGCGAGGCGGATCAGGCCTATGTGGAGGCCCGCTGCCGGGAGTGGGGCATTCCCTGCGATGTCCGCCGGGTGGACGTGTCCGCCCGGCTCCGGGAGCGGGGCGGAAACCTTCAGGATGTGGCCCGCCGCCTCCGCTACGACGCTTTCCGGGAGGCGGCGGAGGAGGCGGACGCCGACAAACTGGCGCTGGCCCACCAGGCGGACGACCAGGTGGAGACGGTCCTGATGCGGTTCTTGCGGGGCACCGGCGTCGGCGGCTTGGCCGGCATTCCCCCGTCCCGCCCCTGGCACGGAAGGCGGCTGGTGCGCCCCCTGCTTCCCTTTTTCCGGGAGGAGATCGAGGCGTATTGCCGGGAAGAGGGGCTTCAGCCCCGCCGGGATGAGAGCAACGATTCCCTCGCCTACACCCGCAACCGGCTCCGTCACCGCCTGATTCCGCAATTGGCCGAATTCAACCCCCGGGTGAAGGAGGCCATCCTGAAATTGAGCCTGCTTGCGGCGGAGGAAGAGAAGGTTTGGGAGCGCCTGGAGGCGGAAGCCGCGGAAAAGGTGACGGTCCGGCGGGAGGAAGGGGAGATTTCCCTGGACGTTTCGGCCCTCAGGCGTCAACCCCTTGCTTTACAAAGGAGATTGATTAAACTACACTTAAATTGTCTTGTAAAGGACGGAACGGTTGAGATTCCCATGAATGCCGTGGACCGGGTCCTTTCCCTGGCGGAGGGCGGCACGGGAAGCCGGCTGCACCTTCCGGGAAATCTGGAGGCGGAGCGGGAATACGGCCGTCTCCGCCTCAAAAGGGCGGAAGCGGATGAGACGAATTCCGAGGGGGGCGTTTTCCCCCTGGCCGTGCCCGGCGTGACCCCCCTGCCGGGAATGGGCGGGGTGATCGAGGCCCGGGTGGCGGATCGATCCCTGGCGGCGGAGGAGCTTAGGGGAAGGTGGGCCGTGTTCGATGCGGATCGGTTGGAACATCCCCTCTGCGTCCGGCCGCGCCGCCCCGGGGACCGCATGCGCCTTCTCGGGCTGGCGGGTTCCAAAAAGGTGAAGGACATCATGATTGACGCCAAGATTCCCAGGCGGATGCGGAATCGCTTGCCGTTGGTGATTCACGGGGAGGAAATCATCTGGATTCCGGGTCTGCGCCGCTCCGACTGGGCGCCGGTGACGAAAAAGACCCGGCGTTTCCTGTATTTGATGTGGCAGCCGTCCGAAGAGGAGTGAAGGGGGCGGCGCGCGTGCGCCTTGAGGGACCGGGAAAGGTTTGACGGGGTTTTCGGCAAACGGGCGCGATGAGATCCAGTGGGCGGCAGGTGAGGGGCTCCTTTTGCGGATGGGCGTCTTGCCCGCTTTATGCATAACCGCTCTTCAGCGGGCCATTCTGTTTGAAAGGAGGCGAACCCCTGGTTGGAAGCCGGTCTGCTTGAATCCAGCATTCAGGCGGATGGTATGAACCGGGTATCCATGCACGAGGACATTCGGGAAATCTTGATCACAGAGGAAGCGATTCGGAACAAGGTGCGGGAATTGGGTCGGCAATTGACGGAGGATTATCGCGGGAAGAACCCCCTCTGCATCTGCGTGTTGAAGGGGGCCGCCCTGTTCATGACGGATCTCGTCCGCCAGATGGACATCCCGTTGGAGATGGACTTCATGGCCGTTTCCAGCTACGGCGCGTCGACGGTTTCTTCCGGCGTGGTGCGGATCATCAAGGATCTGGACACTTCGGTGGAGGGCCGGCACGTGTTGGTGGTGGAGGACATCATCGACAGCGGCCTGACCCTGAGCTATCTGCTGGACCTGTTGCGGCAGCGCAACGCCGCTTCGATCAAGGTGGTCACCCTCCTGGACAAACCCCACCGCCGGACGGTGAACCTGACCCCGGATTATTGCGGTTTCACCGTGCCCGATGCCTTTGTGGTCGGCTATGGATTGGACTACGCGGAGAAGTATCGCAACCTCCCCTACATCGGCATTCTGAAGGAAGAGGTCTACCGGTAGAATTCGGTTGTGGGAGGCCTGCGGCTGTGGTAAAATGGTGAAAGGGTCAATATGGGAGTCGTGACAATGGGTTCCGTCGATATCGATCCGTCACAGCCAAGCGAAATATCGGAGGGAAAAGGGCTTTTCACCTCGCGGGGAGCAAGGTGACCAAGCCCATTCTTGCACTTTTCGGATGAAATCGGTTTTTGTCGAGACGCACTCCTTCATTCGAGCACCCTGACCTGTTTAAAAGAAAGGAGGCAAAGGCGGCTTTCCCCCGGGAATCGAGGGGGTCTCCGCTGCCCACAATCTCTTATGAAAAACGTCTTCCGGATTCCCGGATTATATATTATTCTCATCTTCGTGGCCGTCGGGATTGGCAACGTGTACCTGCAGCAGCAGTCCGAGACGGAGACACTTACATACACCAAATTCAAGGAAAAACTGAACGCGGGACAAATTGCCGAAGTGCTGGTCCGCCCCGAGGGCGAGACGTTCCGCGTCGAGGGAAAATACAAGAACGTTTCCCCGGGACAGGTGACCAATTTTGTCACCCATGTTCCGATGGACACCCGGGAGATCAATGACCTGGATAAGCACAAGGTGCACATCAATATCGAAAAGGCCAAGGGGGATTCCTTTCTACTCACGCTCCTGACGTCGATCGTCCCCCTCGTGCTCCTGCTCCTTTTCTTCTTCTGGGTGCTGAACCAGGCCCAGGGCGGGGGAAACCGGGTCATGAATTTCGGCAAGTCCCGGGCCAAGCTGTACAATGAGGAGAAAAAGCGGATCACCTTCGATGACGTCGCCGGGGCCGACGAGGAAAAGGCGGAGCTGGTGGAGATCGTCGATTTTCTCAAAAACAGCCGGAAGTTCGCCTCCATCGGGGCGCGGATTCCCAAAGGGGTGCTCCTGGTGGGCCCCCCGGGAACCGGAAAGACTCTGCTGGCGCGGGCGGTGGCCGGGGAGGCCCAGGTGCCCTTTTTCAGTATCAGCGGTTCCGACTTCGTGGAAATGTTCGTCGGCGTGGGCGCCTCCCGGGTCCGTGACCTGTTTGAGCAGGCGAAGAAGAATCATCCCTGCATCATCTTCATCGACGAGATCGATGCCGTCGGACGCCAGCGGGGCGCCGGACTGGGCGGCGGTCACGATGAGCGGGAGCAGACGCTCAACCAGCTGTTGGTGGAGATGGACGGCTTCGACGCCAACGACGGGATCATCGTGATGGCCGCCACCAACCGGCCGGACATCCTGGATCCCGCCCTGCTCCGGCCCGGCCGCTTCGACCGGCAGATCACCGTGAACCGCCCCGATGTGAAGGGGCGCGAAGCCATCCTGAAGGTGCACGCCCGGAACAAGCCCCTCGAGGAGAATGTGAAGCTGGAAGTGATCGCCCAGCGCACCATCGGGTTTACCGGGGCGGACCTGGAAAACCTGCTCAACGAGGCGGCTCTGCTGGCGGTGCGGAGGAACAAGGACAAGATCGGCATGGACGAGATTGACGAGGCGATCGACCGGGTGATCGCCGGTCCCCAGAAGAAAAGCCGGGTCATCAGCGAAAAGGAGAAGCGGACCATCGCCTATCACGAAGCGGGGCACACCATCGTCGGCTATTATCTGGAACATGCGGAGACGGTGCACAAGGTGACCGTCGTCCCCCGCGGCCAGGCCGGGGGCTATGTGGTGATGCTGCCCAAGGAAGACCGCTTCCTGCTGACGAAAAGCGAGCTGCTGGACCGGGTCACCGGCTTGCTCGCCGGGCGCGTGGCGGAAGAGATCGTCTTCGGGGAAATCAGCACGGGGGCCCACAACGATTTCGAGAAGGCGACCAACATCGTCCGCCGCATGATCACCGAATTCGGCATGAGCGACAAGCTGGCCCCGATGCAGTTCGGCCGTCCCCAGGGGCATGTGTTCCTGGGTCGGGATCTCGGGCACGAGCAGAACTACAGCGACGCCATCGCCTACGAGATCGACCAGGAGATGCAGCAGCTGATCCGGACCTGTTACGAGCGGGCGAAAAATCTGCTTCTGGAGCACCGGGACCAGCTGGAGCTGATTGCCCAAACCCTGCTGGTGAAGGAAACCCTGGACGCCGAAGAGATCAAGCAGCTGCTTGAGACCGGAAAGCTGGATGATCCCGAGCTGAACGAAAAGATCAAGGTGAACATTCAGGGGAGCAAAAACCTGAACGGATCCGCCCAATGGAACGGGGAAGAGAAGAGCACGGGCGGAGAAAAGGCGGATGAAGCGAAGGACGAAGGGGAAAAAGAGCGCAAAACCGAGGGCGACAGCCCGCAGGGAAATTGAGGGGGCTTTTCCAAGGCCGTGCTTGGCCTGGGAGGATGCCAAGGGCATCCTCCATTTTTGATGCCTCGTTGAAGCCGGATTTCCCCTTCTGTTAAGATGAAGTTGGACTTTTGGGACAAAGCGGGTGGAATCGATGCTGTTGGTGATGGATGTCGGCAATACCCACATCGTGTTGGGGCTTTTTCAGGGGGACGAGCTGCTTCACCACTGGCGGATCCAGACCGATCGCAACGCGACGGAAGATGAATATGCGATGTTGTTGAAGAGTTTGTTTGAACACGTAGGGATCCGGATGGAGGAGATCGACGGGGTGAGCATCTCATCGGTGGTTCCGCCCCTCAAACGGGTGTTGCACCTGCTCGTCCGCAAGTATTTCGGTTTACAGCCCCTGGTGATCGGTCCCGGGGTGAAAACCGGACTCAACATCCAGTACGAAAATCCCCGGGAAGTGGGGGCGGACCGGATCGTGAACGCGGTGGCGGCGATCGAAACCTACGGTCCGCCGCTGATCATCGTCGATTTCGGGACGGCGACCACCTTCTGCTTTATCAACGAGCAGGGGCATTACGTCGGAGGAGCGATCGTTCCCGGCGTGCATGTTTCCGCGGAAGCTCTCCACCAGCGGGCCGCCCAGCTGACCCGGGTGGAGGTGGTCAAGCCGGAAAGCGTCGTGGGGCGGAACACCGTAAAGGCCATTCAGTCCGGTCTTTTTTACGGTTATGTGGGCGTGGTGGACGGAATCGTGAACCGGATGAAGCGGCTTCTGACCAAGCGGCCCACGGTGGTGGCCACCGGAGGGCTGGCGGAGATGATTTCAAAGGAAGCGGAGACCATCGACGTGTATGATCCGCTGCTGACGCTGCGGGGGCTCAAGATCATTTACGAGCGGAATCAATAGAAAAGCGGCAGCCTGAGCGGAGGAAGGGGACGGGCTGCTTTGCGCCGCCTTCGGCGAAGGGAGCAGCCCGTCTTTTTGTTCCCGAAAAGCCGCCCGGCGGGCGAAAACGGTTCCGGATGGTCCGCGGCTCCTTGTGGAATCCTGTAGGCGACGGGCCGGACGGCGGGGTTGCGGGATCGACAGGCGCGCAATGACCGGGAGGTGTCACGATGAGGGAGGACTACGCGGTCCGGGCGACGGCCCACGGCGGGACGCTGCGGGCCTTCGCCGCCCGGACGACCGAATTGGTGAAGGAGCTTCAACGGCGTCACCACACCTGGCCGGTGGCCACGGCCGCCCTGGGGCGGGCCGTCACGGTGGGGGCGATGATGGGGCTGATGCTCAAAGGGGAGAGGGACCGCCTCACCATCCAGATCAAGGGGAACGGCCCCCTCGGCCAGATCGTGGTGGATGCGGATTCCCGGGGACACGTTCGGGGGTACGTGGACAACCCGGCGGTGGATCTCCCCTTGAACGACCGGGGCAAACTGGATGTGGCCGGAGCCGTCGGCGAGGGGATGCTCTACGTGGTCAAGGATCTCGGCCTGAAGGAACCCTACCGGGGGAGCGTGCCCCTCGTTTCCGGAGAGTTGGGGGAGGATTTCACCTATTATTTCACCGTATCGGAGCAAATTCCGTCGGCGGTGGGCGTCGGCGTCCTGGTGGACCGGGACGGTTCGGTGCTGGCGTCCGGAGGGTTTATCCTCCAGGTGCTGCCGGAAGCCGAGGAGGAGACGATCGCGCGCCTGGAGGAGCGGATTGCCGCCATGACCTCCGTCACCGACCGGATTCAGGCCGGCGCCGCCCCCGAGGATCTGCTCCGGGAAGTGATCGGCGAGGATGTCCAGGTGCTGCAGCGGCAGCCCGTCTCCTTTGACTGTTCCTGCTCCCCGGACCGGATCCGTTCCCTTTTGAAGAGCATGGGGAAGGAGGAGATTTCGGCCCTCTTGCAAAAACAGGGGAAGGCGGAAGTGATCTGCCATTTCTGCAGCGAGCGCTACGTGGTGGAGAGAGAGGAACTGGAAAAGTGGCTGGGGGAAATGAAGTAGACGCCCCCGGCTTTTTTATTGACAATGCCGGGGAAATGGGGATAAGATAAAGGAAAGTAACCCTAGTTACATGATGGGAATAGGAGGCCTTCAAATGCGGGTTGCCAACAATATTCTGGAGCTGATCGGCCAGACGCCGGTGGTCAAGCTGAACCGGATCATCGGAAAAACGGACGCGGACGTGTATTTGAAGCTGGAATTTTTCAATCCGGGGGGAAGCGTGAAGGATCGGATCGCCCTCAGCATGATCGAGGAAGCGGAGAAGCAAGGGCTTTTGAAACCCGGAGACACCATCGTGGAACCCACCAGCGGCAACACGGGAATCGGCCTGGCGATGG
The window above is part of the Planifilum fulgidum genome. Proteins encoded here:
- the hpt gene encoding hypoxanthine phosphoribosyltransferase yields the protein MHEDIREILITEEAIRNKVRELGRQLTEDYRGKNPLCICVLKGAALFMTDLVRQMDIPLEMDFMAVSSYGASTVSSGVVRIIKDLDTSVEGRHVLVVEDIIDSGLTLSYLLDLLRQRNAASIKVVTLLDKPHRRTVNLTPDYCGFTVPDAFVVGYGLDYAEKYRNLPYIGILKEEVYR
- the ftsH gene encoding ATP-dependent zinc metalloprotease FtsH, which produces MKNVFRIPGLYIILIFVAVGIGNVYLQQQSETETLTYTKFKEKLNAGQIAEVLVRPEGETFRVEGKYKNVSPGQVTNFVTHVPMDTREINDLDKHKVHINIEKAKGDSFLLTLLTSIVPLVLLLLFFFWVLNQAQGGGNRVMNFGKSRAKLYNEEKKRITFDDVAGADEEKAELVEIVDFLKNSRKFASIGARIPKGVLLVGPPGTGKTLLARAVAGEAQVPFFSISGSDFVEMFVGVGASRVRDLFEQAKKNHPCIIFIDEIDAVGRQRGAGLGGGHDEREQTLNQLLVEMDGFDANDGIIVMAATNRPDILDPALLRPGRFDRQITVNRPDVKGREAILKVHARNKPLEENVKLEVIAQRTIGFTGADLENLLNEAALLAVRRNKDKIGMDEIDEAIDRVIAGPQKKSRVISEKEKRTIAYHEAGHTIVGYYLEHAETVHKVTVVPRGQAGGYVVMLPKEDRFLLTKSELLDRVTGLLAGRVAEEIVFGEISTGAHNDFEKATNIVRRMITEFGMSDKLAPMQFGRPQGHVFLGRDLGHEQNYSDAIAYEIDQEMQQLIRTCYERAKNLLLEHRDQLELIAQTLLVKETLDAEEIKQLLETGKLDDPELNEKIKVNIQGSKNLNGSAQWNGEEKSTGGEKADEAKDEGEKERKTEGDSPQGN
- a CDS encoding type III pantothenate kinase, with protein sequence MLLVMDVGNTHIVLGLFQGDELLHHWRIQTDRNATEDEYAMLLKSLFEHVGIRMEEIDGVSISSVVPPLKRVLHLLVRKYFGLQPLVIGPGVKTGLNIQYENPREVGADRIVNAVAAIETYGPPLIIVDFGTATTFCFINEQGHYVGGAIVPGVHVSAEALHQRAAQLTRVEVVKPESVVGRNTVKAIQSGLFYGYVGVVDGIVNRMKRLLTKRPTVVATGGLAEMISKEAETIDVYDPLLTLRGLKIIYERNQ
- the tilS gene encoding tRNA lysidine(34) synthetase TilS; this translates as MAFRDRLKESIRRMGLLERGDTVLVGVSGGPDSMALLHALWRLSDEEDWRIVAVHVNHQLRGEASEADQAYVEARCREWGIPCDVRRVDVSARLRERGGNLQDVARRLRYDAFREAAEEADADKLALAHQADDQVETVLMRFLRGTGVGGLAGIPPSRPWHGRRLVRPLLPFFREEIEAYCREEGLQPRRDESNDSLAYTRNRLRHRLIPQLAEFNPRVKEAILKLSLLAAEEEKVWERLEAEAAEKVTVRREEGEISLDVSALRRQPLALQRRLIKLHLNCLVKDGTVEIPMNAVDRVLSLAEGGTGSRLHLPGNLEAEREYGRLRLKRAEADETNSEGGVFPLAVPGVTPLPGMGGVIEARVADRSLAAEELRGRWAVFDADRLEHPLCVRPRRPGDRMRLLGLAGSKKVKDIMIDAKIPRRMRNRLPLVIHGEEIIWIPGLRRSDWAPVTKKTRRFLYLMWQPSEEE
- the hslO gene encoding Hsp33 family molecular chaperone HslO; this encodes MREDYAVRATAHGGTLRAFAARTTELVKELQRRHHTWPVATAALGRAVTVGAMMGLMLKGERDRLTIQIKGNGPLGQIVVDADSRGHVRGYVDNPAVDLPLNDRGKLDVAGAVGEGMLYVVKDLGLKEPYRGSVPLVSGELGEDFTYYFTVSEQIPSAVGVGVLVDRDGSVLASGGFILQVLPEAEEETIARLEERIAAMTSVTDRIQAGAAPEDLLREVIGEDVQVLQRQPVSFDCSCSPDRIRSLLKSMGKEEISALLQKQGKAEVICHFCSERYVVEREELEKWLGEMK